From the genome of Sinanaerobacter sp. ZZT-01:
ACCATTGCAAGGAAAAATCCCAATGCAAATTGAACGACATTCCACGGAATACTAAAGGCCGAAACTGCAAAATTTCCGTACATGATTCCAGCCGCCGCATAATACCCCATTACCATCCACAATCCAGAAATTGTCATGGCTAATATTTCATAAACAGGGATAACCAGATGTTCTTTTTTTCGTACATAAATTGCTATGATAATCAGGAAAACGGGAATCAAAACGGTCGTAAACATTAGTTTTCCCTGCACACCTGTTAAAAAAGTACCTAATTCACTCAGGTTTTCGACTTCATCCCCCAATAAGGAATGTGGCTCATTTACTGCTGTCCCCTTCAAAATCCATTGAACCGCTACTTGAAATCCCATCCATACAAAAGCAGTGATTATCGCTAGAATCGCTGTATTTTTTCTACTATTCATACATTTCTCAATTGCTATTCCCATAAAAATTGCCATCAGCCCTTTGATACAAAAGGTCCACGGAACCCAGTGAATATAGCCGGGTATCAAATCGCCAAGTGCCGAGCCGAAAGCAGCAGCGAGTGCGCCGTAACGCCACCCTAAAATCAATACGGAAAGAAAGATCATGCTGTCACCCAAGTGAATGTATCCATTGGTAAACGGAATCGGAATTTGTACTATCAGCGTTGCAACTGTAATCAAGGCCATCATGAGCCCTGTTAAAATCATCTTATTTATTTTATTATCTACAGCCATACCGTACCTCCTTGTTCTTTTTTATCTTAACCAATTATTGTAGTCATTAAAATGATCAGTCTAAACTATTTATTTATATACAGTTTGTGATATACTAAGAAAAAACGCAAATAAATTTCAAATATAATAACAGTTTTGTTATGAAAGGATTTTTTTATGCAGCTGATAGCACCAAATTTCGATTATGAAAGTACGGCTCCTTTATATTTACAGCTCTATCTTTATCTTAGAAACGCCATCTTATCCGAAGGTATTCTTCCCGGAGAAAAACTTCCATCTCTCCGCATGATGGCAAAACAGCTTGGCCTAAGCGTCACAACCATTGATCTTGCATATAATCAATTATTGACCGAGGGCTATATTTTCAGCAAACCACAATCTGGTTATTACGTTTGCAGCATTCCATCCGATACGGATAAAAGCAGGGTGTTAAAAACTTCTATTTTCAAAAGTTACGGAACTGATTTCGAAAGTCTTTCTTATTTTGACCACTCTGTACTGAAAGCTGCATCTTATGATCCTGCTACATTTGATTTTATTAAGTGGAAAAAATGCACCAATAAAGTTCTTACCGATTATTCAAATTTTCTTTTATTGGAAGGCGACCCGCGGGGTGAGGCGCCTTTACGTTATGAAATTTCAAAATATATTTATCAAGCTAGAGGTGTCCGCTGTACACCGGATCAAATTGTAATCGGCGCAGGAACACAGCAATTGACTGGTCTTTTATGTATTATCTTAAATCGTTTAGGGATTGAGTATGTTGCCTTTGAAGCACCCGGTTACGTCCCGATCCAGGATATCTTCCAAACAAGAGGTTTTAAAATGTCGCTGGTTCCTGTTTCAAAAGAAGGGATTCAAATCGAAAAGCTTCCTGCAAATATAAAGTCGGTCGCTTATGTCAGTCCTTCCAATCAATTTCCTACTGGCTCTATCATGCCGATCGGCCGTCGCTATGGTTTATTAGAATGGGCCTCTCAAAATAATAGCATCATCATTGAAGACGATTATAACAGTGAGCTTCGATATTTTGGAAAAGCCGTTCCTTCCCTACAAGGATTGGATGAAGAAAAGAGAGTGATTTACTTAAGCTCTTTTTCTTCTACTTTGTTCCCTTCCATTAAAATAAGTTATATGGTCCTTCCCGAGCCCATGCTTAAGCTCTTTGAAGAAATACTCGGCGGTTATAACCAAACTTGCTCAAAAACAGAGCAGCTCACACTTGCACTTTACATGGAAAAAGGGTTTTATCAAACGAATATAAAAAAACTTAGAAGTCTTTATTCACAAAAAATACAGATTGCAACACAGAGCTTGAAAAAATATTTTAAAGATCAGGTAAAGCTTCTGAGCAATACGTCAGGACTTCATATGCTTTTAGAAATTCCCCTTTCTGCGCATCTAACCGTCGATATGATTTGTGAAACAGCAGTAAAAAAACGGCTTCCTATTACACCTATTTTGACAAAACAAACTGAAAAAGCGGATAAAAATCATGCACTTCTTATCTTTTACTACACAAGAGTTCCTCTTGAAGAATTGGATGCAGCAATTAAAACCTTTGCAGATGTCTTGATTCATGATTTTAAAATGATAAGATAAAGGGAGGGAAAAAAACTTTTCCTTATCTGTTAATAAAAAGTATCATATTTTTAAGGAGAAAAACGATGGAAGTATTACAAGCGATACAAAAACGGCAAAGTGTCAGAAAGTTTAAAGCACAGGATATACCGGACGAAGACATCCGAAAGCTGATTGAAGCTG
Proteins encoded in this window:
- a CDS encoding ECF transporter S component; translated protein: MAVDNKINKMILTGLMMALITVATLIVQIPIPFTNGYIHLGDSMIFLSVLILGWRYGALAAAFGSALGDLIPGYIHWVPWTFCIKGLMAIFMGIAIEKCMNSRKNTAILAIITAFVWMGFQVAVQWILKGTAVNEPHSLLGDEVENLSELGTFLTGVQGKLMFTTVLIPVFLIIIAIYVRKKEHLVIPVYEILAMTISGLWMVMGYYAAAGIMYGNFAVSAFSIPWNVVQFALGFFLAMVIAAALLRTSASKYFTYGLVRKNKSERN
- a CDS encoding PLP-dependent aminotransferase family protein, translated to MQLIAPNFDYESTAPLYLQLYLYLRNAILSEGILPGEKLPSLRMMAKQLGLSVTTIDLAYNQLLTEGYIFSKPQSGYYVCSIPSDTDKSRVLKTSIFKSYGTDFESLSYFDHSVLKAASYDPATFDFIKWKKCTNKVLTDYSNFLLLEGDPRGEAPLRYEISKYIYQARGVRCTPDQIVIGAGTQQLTGLLCIILNRLGIEYVAFEAPGYVPIQDIFQTRGFKMSLVPVSKEGIQIEKLPANIKSVAYVSPSNQFPTGSIMPIGRRYGLLEWASQNNSIIIEDDYNSELRYFGKAVPSLQGLDEEKRVIYLSSFSSTLFPSIKISYMVLPEPMLKLFEEILGGYNQTCSKTEQLTLALYMEKGFYQTNIKKLRSLYSQKIQIATQSLKKYFKDQVKLLSNTSGLHMLLEIPLSAHLTVDMICETAVKKRLPITPILTKQTEKADKNHALLIFYYTRVPLEELDAAIKTFADVLIHDFKMIR